The nucleotide window aatctgtgatcacccatatttcccatcaaaaacttgatttttatatgaaaatcttcaaACTGCCATATCTCAGTCACTAATATTTCCTATCACTAATATTTCCTATCAAAAACCtgattttaataggaaaatctTCAAATTGCTCAGTAAATTGAGTTTTTTGGTAATATAGTCTGAGATCACCAATATTTCCCATTGATAAAATAAGTATAACATGTGAAGATAGTATCGTAATAAGGATGTACATGCTTGTAAACTAAAATGCTACTGACCAATAAATACTTAATTAGTGAAAACATTTCTGTTTCATTTTAAGCATGtatagataaaataaataatttaatgaatgaaTATAATTTGTGTATTTACAACCATAATTAGAGGAAAttaggtataaaaatatattttattttgtagtgTATAGTTGATTTCATTTCGTTCTCGACCAATCAAGTTGcttattatttaacaaattaatttctttgGGATATTTTCAGATGTCTTCTCATAGCAAACCCATAGATATTCATACAAATGGTAATGGTGCTACACACGCAAATTTAGATGAAGCCGATGACGGTGGGCTCTCAATGAAATTACGCTTTACAACAATGTCCTCTATGGACAACCAAGTACCACCTTCGCCAACAAAAAGTTCCTCACTTAAACGTAATACCAGTTATGGTAATCTCATGCCGGCAGAGACAAAAGAAACCAGAGTCAAAGTCATTTATACAGGAGGTACCATTGGCATGGTTAGAAATGAAAGGAATGGTAAAAATTACTACTATTTacagtttaaaaattaatactaataatataatttgtgtAATAGTTTTAGCCCCCATACCCAATGCGTTGGTTAAACGTATACGCAAATATCCTAATATGCACGATGAGGATTACGCCCAGAAAAGATTTGGCCAATCGGCCTCGATGGCGCCATTGGTGTTGCCCTATGTGCAGGGTGAAAGTAATCGTGTTATTTATCAAATAACAGAATATATACCCTTATTGGATTCCAGCAATATGACCATGCATGACTGGGCCAGAATAGCCACCGATATTTATGTAAGTACATCAAATGTaacaaatacaaaacattttcattGAGTTTGTCTCTTCTTATAGCAATCGTATGAATTTTTTGACGGCTTTGTGGTTTTACATGGCACCGATACGTTATCCTATACCGCTTCGGCTTTATCCTTCATGTTAGAGAATCTCGGCAAAACTGTGATAATAACAGGTTCTCAAATACCCATTTTTGAGACTCGTACTGATGGCAAAGACAACTTTACCTCGGCCCTAATAATTGCTGGCAATTATGTTATACCCGAGGTGTGCGTGTTCTTTGGCAATAAACTTATGCGCGGCAACCGAACTGTGAAAGTGAGCTCATGTGCATTGGATGCTTTCGATTCTCCTAATGTCCCGCCACTGGCCCGTATTGGCATTAATGTGGATGTAGATTATAGATTGATCTTTAGACCTTGTAAGATTTCTAAATTTAATGTTCACTCTGAATTGGATGAAAATGTGGGAATTTTGCGCATATTTCCCAGTATTTCTACCTCGACCTTTAGAGCCTTCTTGGCACCACCTATAAAGGGTGTGGTGTTGCAGTCATTTGGTTCTGGCAATGTACCTTCTAATCGTAAGGATTTACTCCAGGAATTAAAAGATGCCTCCGAACGGGGAGTGATTATTGTAAATTGTACTCAGTGCCCAAACGGATCGGTGGCCGAAATCTATCAGACCGGAAAGGTATTATTTGATTTGGGTGTTCTTCCTGGTTTCGATATGACACCAGAGGCAGCGTTAACTAAACTGTCATATGTATTGGGCAAAAGTGAATGGCCATTGGATATAAAGAAACAGGTGAGTACTTcaaaaaatgtgtgaaaaataaaactattaattatgtatatttgtCGTCTGCAGATGGTGCAATCGAATCTAAGAGGTGAATTAACTGCCACTACAGGCCCCAAAATGGAAGAATACGACCTAGTCGACGCTGTGGCCAGATCTTTGCATTTATCTTCGCCCCAAGAACTCAGTCAACTGGGTGCTACACTCTTTCCTGCCATGCTGAATGCAGCTGTCATAGCCGGAGACATACAAAAGGTTTTACTATCATTTTCTTATAcgaaataacaaaataacacaaattCCGTTTATTTCCCCTCCCATTTTAGATCAACAATTTAAAGGCCTATGGTGCTGACCTTTCTGGCGTAAATCAAGATCATCGCACCGCTTTACACTTGGCCTGCATTGAAGGAAACATGTCTGTTGTCAAGCATCTACTGCTAAATGGTGTTTCCGTCCACATAAGAGATCGCTACGAACGCACACCTCTCATAGAAGCTATCAGTAATGATAATCATGGAATTATAAAACTACTCATAAATTGTGGCGCCCATTTGACAGGGTCCTCTAGAGCGGTGGGCGAACAATTATGTGCCGCTGTTGCCAGAGGCTCTTTGACGCGTCTGCAGTCATACCAATTGGCCGGCGCCGACCTTTCACAACCAGACCCCTCCGGCCGGACACCATTGCATGTGGCTGCCCTACATGGGCATGAAGAATTAGTACAATATCTACTCCAATACATGGATAATATAAATGAAACTGATATGTTGGGACTCACTGCTTTGGATTATGCTCTGAAGGCCGATCAGCAAAGTGTTGCTGTAATTCTGAATAATTTTGCACATAATCAGGTGTAAATTGCTGGGCAAACACACACATCtcgtttaaatatatttaaaacactttACTCTCATACTTTACATAATTTTAGTCacatatacaaattataaattaactgtaattatatataaattaagaatGACACTTATTTAACACAATCAATAATTTATGCACTGAACAAATCTAAATATAACGGTAACAATGCAGACAAggcgaattaattaaaaatattaattcgcCTTGAAAGTAGAGTTGCGTTTATAagagatgaaaaataaaacaggGTACGCAGTTATTAACCTGACGCCTTCGCGAGCCATTGTTTTGTGCGCACATTGGGTTGAACAGAACCTAAATCAAGAATTAATTCTAAAATATCGTGTGATAGAATACAAATTTTGTCATCACTTTTTTCTATTCTGTTTTCTATTAGTTCTGCCATATGTCCCGATTATCGGATTGTCCGTTTTTAGTCATTAAATACCGGGTCCCTCGCGGAAATCGTTATTACCGCTTTTTTAGGTTTTACACATCTAATAATCAGTGATTAGTTaattatggagtaaaaatataaatttaatttgatgaaATGGTATTAAAAACAGTTGATTTTGAGCCTAATAATTACTAAATtacatttatgttgaaaatatataagttatataaatatatgtgaTCAAGCTACTGGTAGTAATTTATGTATATGTTCCTTTTCACTCTTGTAAGGATCATAGGGCCGTAAATAGATTCTTCCTATATATTCAATCTGATGCatgatttattttattccatTGAAGTTttaattgtgatatttcgaTGATACATATCATTATTTTGGAACAAGGAAAGCGAGTCTAAAATTATTTcacacaattaaaaatttaaattttagaaacgaatatttttagtaatttccttaactctttcagccacgcttttttgtgtataagtttaaaatcaaaacaattgcatttttactttaatcaaggttagtttattataaaaagtaagaaaaaatgaatcaaaacatgaaaaaaccaccccattccaaggttttttgtcgagtgaagtggttagtttactaaccaccgtggcggttggtattaaaaataactatgataaacatttttgtttcgcataaattgttttgaaatcgaatatttttgactaaattttctgacaaacaaccgaaatatcaaagtaataCTGAATTCGATTAAGAATAAACACTTTGtgcttttttattgaatgcttGAAAGTCTATAAAAAAACCTAATTTTTACAATAGGTATTTTCAAtatgacggcaaagttttgcaaaaaatcataagcgatgacttcaaaaaatataattgtttagcaaaatggcaatagatgccaataaactatgttttaaagtctgtagaaaatgtggttagtaaactaaccacccaaccgcaaagagttaattcagaaaatgtatttaatttaactgATATGGTTTTATTAGAAGATATAGATTTCAGATAATGGCAGCAGTTATATTTGATGTTTCCCTCGTATGTTTTGAAAATCCTTCCATTTTCCACGTGCcgctttttgtttatttttttgctacaCTCTTTCAAACTGAACATCGAGATATTTCAAGTGTAATTTGCTGGTAATACTTGTGAGATTGGGCAACAATTTGTACaacttttgtaataaaaacattttttttgccaatattTCCATAGAGATTTGAGATTTCTAcattcaaaatatatgtatacacaataaaaaaaaactaagattgTTTGTGATTTATAATAACCAAATTTGTTACTAATTCGttcatttagaatttattttaattttataataaaaggctGTTAAtgtgaatttcaattatatattttaatttatgataaataaataaaatttattaatgttgcaacaaattaattaagatttttattaaagtgtgTTAGATAAGTAAGTAACATAAAtacgtttaacaatttaaattaaaaagcccaataaaattcttaattgtAAAATCTAGTAAGattggcgggaatcgaacccgcaacccttagATTAATAGACCAGCACATGATTGACTAGTCTACCAATATACCTGATATTTATATGATAATCTTCCAATCGcttataactcagtaaatatagttttttttttggaaaaataacgataatctgtgatgaCTCTTATCTCCtaataaaattgaattcaaTATAATAATTCagtaaaattgagtttttttaataaattttttttaattttaaaatcgcTACTTCTGGCTTCAAGCCGGCATCTATAAACACAAGAGACTATACATGGCAAAACGATTTTTCGTCCGACTtcgacattttaatttaaaaaatatatataaaaactaatttttttacaataaaaaaaaacaatactttTTCGACTATTATCTACTGATCGATTGTTCGAAAATCAACTTATAGAACTctataatacatatatatttcgaATTAATTTTCACTCGCGAATTTGTTTCAATAATCGCGACATTTTACGTAAAAAAATCTCTGAATTAGCAACACTGCATTTTTAGTACTTATTTTTTACAACACAGTAATCAAGGCGAATTTCTAATAAGGTGGtgttgatatttttgtttttacttctATGAGTGTTTGAAATGTCACGCCAgcgtaaaacaaacaaaaacaataggaaAACTTAGACAGCATTagccacataaacaaaaacaacttgtatgtggtttttgtaatttgtgtacttgttgtagaattgCTCTTATCTAATAAAGAATTCGCCTTGACAGTAATTTGCTGACATGGACttaatttgtgtgtttttttctttaataaattttgttctataaaaatttatggtAAATTACccataaaaacctaaaaataattaataaaaacaattgaaatatattttgctACATCTATACTATTGGAAATATATACAGTTGTtaagaaaatcaataaatttaacgCCAAAACATGAATTGAAAATCTAgctaaattgtgaaaaaaacgaACACGTCagatatacttttatttttttccgtgGCATTGAGTTTTCTTGTTTTAATTGATGTGATCATAGATGTAAAAATACTAGAGATATTTGTTCCGTGTTAAATCgtctttatatgtatatttatttggtGATAATTtgcatattgaaaataaattctttttgtGTTTGTTCTTTTCTTCTAGTACAAGTACCAATGTTCAAGTTCAGCAGCCAACGAAAAGTTCAACCTAACgagtttattaaaaacaacacaaaaatattagttacAACAACAAGAGAtatcatttaacatttttttaagtgtgaatgtttgtttagtatttagttatatattttttttttaaattttacttgtgTGAAAATCATTAAACTAAAATAGTTATAGTTaacgataaaaatatattgtttcaCCATGTCCGATACGAacgaacagcaacaacaattgcaGGAAAGTTTCCTACAACAACAGGTAAGTGaaagtgaaattatttttatattgtcataaatttaatttggaatAATGTTTATTAGAAATTTCCTGAACCAGAAAGAATAGATTTCCTGAACCAGAAAGAATTGGAGTTCTATTTATAACaaactcatttttatttatttgatattttcattCTAAATTGGGTCATATTATCtttcataaataatttctttcaaTCTGAtcgatttttcaattaattttccaAAAGTTGAGTTATGACTTTAACGTTTGCCTATAAACTACGCCGCAAGTCGTTTGTTGGAACAAATCATTAATATAACCCTTAATCCAAATTAATGTGATGACAATATTGTACACCAATCTTCCGAATCTTTactaatcaatttcatttgtagGAAAAAATATCCGCCCTAAAAGAACTTGTACGCAAGTCAGGAGCAGCACATGGTTCCAGTAAATCAGCAGCTcaagaaaaagttaaaaacatcGCGGAAAGACTATTGAAATCCAAAGCTAAAAGTAAACAAGGCTTAAATGTCTCCACCTACACTACTACAGAAACAGCCTCAACAGAAGTCTCTTTTGGGGCTCAAGATCATGCAAATATGTTGTCAATTTCACAAGGACAATTTCCCGTGCAATCGCCCGCACCCAGCTTTGCCTCGACACCAAATCCCACACCCAATCCAACGCCGTCGAAACCACAAGCTTCACAGACAAATAAAACCCCTTCGTCGTCCATTCCGTATTCCTTGCAAAGCAGTGAAAAGATTGCCTTAATGAGACAACAGCTGGAGCAAAACAAATTGCGTATGGCCCAAAAGGCCTCCAGTAAACAGCATTTAGAGCAGTTGGTTTCACAGCTGAAAGATAAATTCGAAACCACACAACAGTGTCTGGAGGATACTACCGAATTGGGTAGATCTATGTCAGATTTAAGTAATTTGGTACACTACACACCCGTCAGCCGGGAGCGGCACAAATCCGCTACAGACTTAAGTAGTCAAAACTTTAGCCTGGAAAAGGAGCGCATCAAATTCCTGGAAAATCGTTGCCGTCTGTTGGAGAAACAACTGGAcaaggaaaaacaaaacaatcaaCGCAACAACTCGGCCAACGTGTCCAGCAACAATGAACTCTTAGAAAGCAAAATCTCCGAATTGGAATTGTCTGTGCAAGAGAAAGAAAAAGAGTTTGAAGCAAAAGAAAAGAGCCTAAAAGAGGAATTAAAGAAACTGCAAAACAGCAGAGAAATAACAGATTTTGAGACTTCAGAGGAGAATGCAAAATTACTAAAAGAAAATGAAgaattaaaattagaaattgatagaattacaaatacaaacaataataagcaattacaacaacaaattgagaaaattaatCAGGAAAATAACCAATTGAAACAGCAACTGGAAACGCTTGGCAAGCAGTTGGAAGTTTTTACTTCAGAAACAGAAACATCTGAATCGGAAAATTCTACCTCTAGACTACAAACTGAGGTGGAAGAATTAAAGAAACAGTTGGAAACTTTTAAATCTAAAGAATCTGCTGAAACTCTGGATATATTGAACGAAAACCATTTGCTGAAACAGGAAACTGAGACCCAATTGAAACGTATACAGGAATTGAATGAAATCAATGATGTTTTGGAAACCACAAGATGTGATTTAACATCCAAGTGCACAGAATTGGAAgaacaaataaaacatttgcAGGCTGATGTTATAGTGgctcaagaaaaactaaaattgtccgAAGAAAGATGCACggaattagaaaatattaatgaaaactcTAAGGCAACTACCtcttcatcatcatcagtaGCAAGCCAAGATATCGACAGTCAAGTCAAGGCTGAAATGGCCAAACAAATACAAGAACTAATGGATGAGTTGGTAGAGGTAAGAATGGAAAACTCTCAGCTTAAAGTTACCTTAAATGAACAAGAAAAATTAGAGATCAATGACAGTTCTATAGCCGAAAAACTAGCCAGTTTGGAAGCCTGCATAGAGGCACAAAGAGAAGATCTCTTGAAATCCCAAGAAACGCAAAAGAAATACGAAGAGGAGTTAATGGAAAAGACCATAGAGTTAAATGTCTTAAATGCCAATTTCAAAGCACTAGAAGAGAAATTGGAAACATCTAAAACCAAACCACTATTCTCCTCAAATACTTCCTCCAATCAGGACTCTAACAATCCAGAATTGGAGATGGAAAATCaacaattgaaacaaaaactaGATGAATCCAATAAGGCCAtgatcaaattgaaattgaagtgcaaacaaactgaaaaacaaatagaaaaattgAAGAAGGGCTCTGATCTTCATGGAGAGGTGGTGAAATTGactaaagaaaaagaaaaattgcaGCAAAAGATTACCGAACTGGAAGATGAAAAGGGTCAGTGGCAGTTGACCCAAATGGAGACTTCACAATCTAGCAGCAAAGAAGAGACAAACAAAGAAGACCTGCACAAAGAATGTGAAGAGAAAATTCTCGATTTAGAATCTTTGGTTAAAGAAAAGGAAATTTTATTGGAGTCCTTGAAACAGGGAGAACAGTCTCGTGTTACCTCAGAATTGggtgaaatacaattggaggaACAAGTCAAGGAGTTAACTGAGGAATTAACAACTTTACGGAAAGACTTTGAATTGAAGGAACTGAAATTGCAAGAATATTTGGAAACTAATGAGAAAATCAACAAACAAAAAGATGAGTTGGACAAAAAACTAGAACATTATCTTAATGAAAACATAGAACTCTTGGACAAGGTAGAAAAACTTTCCAAATCTTCTTCCTCTGCTGAGTCCATAGAAATCGTAGAACGACTAACACAACAGGAAAAACAAGAGCTGGAAgagtttaacaaacgtttgggTGACTCCAGCGAAGAAACACCCTCCTCACAAAAGGATGCTGTCAATGAGCTGACACAAACCGAAATAAGTCCCGAAATAACAGAAAGCTTAAATAAATTACGCGAGGAAAGTTCCGAGCTAATGAACAAAATTGAATTGTTCACCACTGAAAGAA belongs to Calliphora vicina chromosome 4, idCalVici1.1, whole genome shotgun sequence and includes:
- the LOC135957900 gene encoding L-asparaginase-like, translated to MSSHSKPIDIHTNGNGATHANLDEADDGGLSMKLRFTTMSSMDNQVPPSPTKSSSLKRNTSYGNLMPAETKETRVKVIYTGGTIGMVRNERNVLAPIPNALVKRIRKYPNMHDEDYAQKRFGQSASMAPLVLPYVQGESNRVIYQITEYIPLLDSSNMTMHDWARIATDIYQSYEFFDGFVVLHGTDTLSYTASALSFMLENLGKTVIITGSQIPIFETRTDGKDNFTSALIIAGNYVIPEVCVFFGNKLMRGNRTVKVSSCALDAFDSPNVPPLARIGINVDVDYRLIFRPCKISKFNVHSELDENVGILRIFPSISTSTFRAFLAPPIKGVVLQSFGSGNVPSNRKDLLQELKDASERGVIIVNCTQCPNGSVAEIYQTGKVLFDLGVLPGFDMTPEAALTKLSYVLGKSEWPLDIKKQMVQSNLRGELTATTGPKMEEYDLVDAVARSLHLSSPQELSQLGATLFPAMLNAAVIAGDIQKINNLKAYGADLSGVNQDHRTALHLACIEGNMSVVKHLLLNGVSVHIRDRYERTPLIEAISNDNHGIIKLLINCGAHLTGSSRAVGEQLCAAVARGSLTRLQSYQLAGADLSQPDPSGRTPLHVAALHGHEELVQYLLQYMDNINETDMLGLTALDYALKADQQSVAVILNNFAHNQV